A single window of Nocardioides kongjuensis DNA harbors:
- a CDS encoding TIGR03619 family F420-dependent LLM class oxidoreductase, protein MPAPRMLMILSENWTLTDGRNLGDLVTWSRIAEDTGFDSVMISEHVVLGPDASDKGVMGNPRDYAAPGNQDPLMPWPNSLMLFSAIASVTERIRLVGAAVLAPLRHPLLLARELGTLDLISEGRLVVQPSVSWSKDEYAALGVPFRERGKILSEQLEVMKLVFEQSPATHHGDYFDFEDIYLEPKAFRPEGPRMWFGGQKAHGAVVERIVKYGHGFHPFGRPTAEDLQVIRDAMAEAGRDMAELEMVGGVRYSFPDEHSPADLGESMDSIPEQLEQGFTTICIKPSMYIDDQRDMEAFCKDVMKRAEAMG, encoded by the coding sequence GTGCCCGCACCCCGCATGCTGATGATCCTCAGCGAGAACTGGACCCTCACCGACGGTCGCAACCTGGGCGACCTCGTCACCTGGTCCCGGATCGCCGAGGACACCGGCTTCGACTCGGTGATGATCTCCGAGCACGTCGTCCTCGGTCCCGATGCCAGCGACAAGGGCGTGATGGGCAACCCGCGTGACTACGCGGCGCCCGGCAACCAGGACCCGCTGATGCCCTGGCCCAACTCGCTCATGCTGTTCTCGGCGATCGCCAGCGTCACCGAGCGGATCCGCCTGGTCGGCGCGGCGGTGCTCGCGCCGCTGCGCCACCCGCTGCTGCTCGCCCGCGAGCTCGGCACCCTCGACCTGATCTCCGAGGGCCGGCTGGTCGTCCAGCCGAGCGTGAGCTGGAGCAAGGACGAGTACGCCGCGCTCGGCGTACCGTTCCGCGAGCGCGGCAAGATCCTCAGCGAGCAGCTCGAGGTGATGAAGCTCGTCTTCGAGCAGTCGCCGGCCACCCACCACGGCGACTACTTCGACTTCGAGGACATCTACCTCGAGCCGAAGGCGTTCCGGCCCGAGGGGCCGCGGATGTGGTTCGGCGGCCAGAAGGCGCACGGCGCCGTCGTCGAGCGGATCGTGAAGTACGGCCACGGCTTCCACCCGTTCGGTCGCCCCACGGCGGAGGATCTCCAGGTCATCCGGGACGCGATGGCCGAGGCCGGGCGCGACATGGCCGAGCTGGAGATGGTCGGCGGGGTGCGCTACTCGTTCCCCGACGAGCACTCGCCGGCCGACCTGGGGGAGTCGATGGACTCGATCCCCGAGCAGCTCGAGCAGGGGTTCACCACCATCTGCATCAAGCCGTCGATGTACATCGACGACCAGAGGGACATGGAGGCGTTCTGCAAGGACGTCATGAAGCGGGCGGAGGCGATGGGCTGA
- a CDS encoding cytochrome P450, with amino-acid sequence MDKPPYVPLDQVDLVDLDRFAGPEAWGMLDTLRKEAPVFWQRETDGGHGFWAVTKHADICEVDKDPETYTSTNFVNLEEVDPEQQEARRSILEMDGLRHRALRKLISREFSRPNLMKNYEELLRDITRATVDAALAKGEFDFVEDVSADFPIQVLARLLDVPQEKTGQLIDWGNEIIGFTDPEHAKILISDPESEKYKHLPFRSPVSQEVFDYGRELAADRLGGDGTDLVSQLVNKIPEDGQAMTASEYDSYFLLLVVAGNETTRHTITHSMLALIEHPEQLAKLQADPSLIPDAVEEFLRWASPVYHFRRTATRDVELNGQQIKEGDKVVMWFASGNRDEDVFENPYDFDVTRKNIDHVTFGKGSPHLCMGNNLARMEIRLMFEELIPRLASIELNGDVRRVRSNFVNGIKTLPVKVTTND; translated from the coding sequence GTGGACAAGCCGCCCTACGTCCCGCTCGACCAGGTCGACCTGGTCGATCTCGACCGCTTCGCCGGGCCCGAGGCCTGGGGCATGCTCGACACCCTCCGCAAGGAGGCACCCGTCTTCTGGCAGCGCGAGACCGACGGCGGCCACGGCTTCTGGGCCGTCACGAAGCACGCCGACATCTGCGAGGTCGACAAGGACCCCGAGACCTACACCTCCACCAACTTCGTCAACCTCGAGGAGGTCGACCCGGAGCAGCAGGAGGCCCGCCGCTCCATCCTCGAGATGGACGGCCTGCGCCACCGCGCCCTGCGCAAGCTCATCTCGCGCGAGTTCAGCCGCCCCAACCTGATGAAGAACTACGAGGAGCTGCTGCGCGACATCACCCGCGCGACGGTCGACGCCGCCCTGGCCAAGGGTGAGTTCGACTTCGTCGAGGACGTCAGCGCCGACTTCCCGATCCAGGTGCTGGCCCGGCTGCTCGACGTACCCCAGGAGAAGACCGGCCAGCTCATCGACTGGGGCAACGAGATCATCGGCTTCACCGACCCCGAGCACGCCAAGATCCTGATCTCGGACCCGGAGAGCGAGAAGTACAAGCACCTGCCCTTCCGCTCCCCCGTCTCGCAGGAGGTCTTCGACTACGGCCGCGAGCTCGCCGCCGACCGTCTGGGCGGCGACGGCACCGACCTGGTCAGCCAGCTGGTCAACAAGATCCCCGAGGACGGCCAGGCCATGACGGCCTCCGAGTACGACTCGTACTTCCTGCTCCTCGTCGTCGCCGGCAACGAGACCACCCGCCACACCATCACGCACTCGATGCTCGCCCTGATCGAGCACCCCGAGCAGCTCGCGAAGCTGCAGGCCGACCCCTCGCTCATCCCCGACGCCGTCGAGGAGTTCCTGCGCTGGGCCTCCCCGGTCTACCACTTCCGTCGCACCGCCACCCGCGACGTCGAGCTCAACGGGCAGCAGATCAAGGAGGGCGACAAGGTCGTCATGTGGTTCGCCTCCGGCAACCGCGACGAGGACGTCTTCGAGAACCCCTACGACTTCGACGTCACCCGCAAGAACATCGACCACGTCACCTTCGGCAAGGGCAGCCCGCACCTGTGCATGGGCAACAACCTGGCCCGCATGGAGATCCGGCTGATGTTCGAGGAGCTGATCCCCCGGCTCGCCTCGATCGAGCTGAACGGCGACGTCCGCCGTGTGCGCAGCAACTTCGTCAACGGCATCAAGACGCTCCCGGTCAAGGTCACCACCAACGACTGA
- a CDS encoding Rieske 2Fe-2S domain-containing protein: protein MRDRSTGHPRNAWYALAASAEVGSTPLGTRALGTPVVLYRAGDGSVVALGDRDAHRPYPLSLGHVDGDTIVSGYSGFAYDRTGACVRVPSQAQVPYGARVPSYPVVEEGDLVWVWLGEPSLAALRPPVSTPWLTDAGWDTFGGAWETAAGIGLLHDNFADITHVAVVDPVISPPALTGVAPALEVELTETTVHFHRDWPAAPLPEWQAKISGASTTASYPQREEGAFLAPGLWADRWDVFIPADEGGTQTFRFTHAVTPVDDHRTRHLWRVSRNFAPGAEASDVLRPIFESYYLKVREILETMQQVIDRDGYGEDVNVAADLAALQVRKILRRLVADEG, encoded by the coding sequence ATGAGAGACCGCAGCACCGGCCACCCGCGCAACGCCTGGTACGCCCTCGCCGCGTCCGCCGAGGTCGGCTCGACCCCGCTCGGCACGCGCGCCCTCGGCACCCCCGTCGTCCTGTACCGGGCCGGCGACGGCTCGGTGGTCGCCCTCGGCGACCGCGACGCCCACCGGCCCTACCCCCTCAGCCTGGGCCACGTCGACGGCGACACGATCGTGTCCGGGTACTCCGGGTTCGCCTACGACCGCACCGGCGCCTGCGTCCGGGTGCCCTCCCAGGCCCAGGTGCCCTACGGCGCCCGGGTGCCGTCGTACCCGGTCGTCGAGGAGGGCGACCTGGTCTGGGTCTGGCTCGGCGAGCCGTCCTTGGCCGCGCTGCGTCCCCCCGTCTCCACGCCGTGGCTGACCGATGCCGGCTGGGACACCTTCGGTGGCGCGTGGGAGACCGCCGCGGGCATCGGCCTGCTCCACGACAACTTCGCCGACATCACCCACGTCGCCGTCGTCGACCCTGTCATCTCGCCGCCGGCCCTGACCGGCGTCGCACCCGCCCTCGAGGTGGAGCTCACCGAGACCACGGTCCACTTCCACCGCGACTGGCCGGCCGCGCCCCTGCCCGAGTGGCAGGCCAAGATCTCCGGCGCGTCGACCACGGCGTCGTACCCGCAGCGCGAGGAGGGCGCCTTCCTCGCCCCCGGCCTGTGGGCCGACCGCTGGGACGTGTTCATCCCCGCGGACGAGGGCGGCACCCAGACCTTCCGGTTCACCCACGCCGTCACCCCCGTCGACGACCACCGCACCCGTCACCTGTGGCGGGTCAGCCGGAACTTCGCGCCGGGGGCCGAGGCCTCCGACGTGCTGCGGCCGATCTTCGAGTCGTACTACCTCAAGGTCCGCGAGATCCTCGAGACCATGCAGCAGGTCATCGACCGCGACGGGTACGGCGAGGACGTCAACGTCGCCGCCGACCTGGCCGCGCTGCAGGTGCGCAAGATCCTGCGGCGGCTGGTGGCCGACGAGGGCTGA
- a CDS encoding aldehyde dehydrogenase has protein sequence MTETTDHLVDVDGVQVDTRHWIGGERVASASTFTDISPIDEQPIAEVAAGTSAEVDAAVAAARAAFPAWAALPVAERSAILRRVAEGIEARVEDLSRVETRDNGSLIRSHRRGVMPRVAMNFRAFADFAEHQLGHPDMEVPGRGHRERVTYDPAGVVAIITPWNAPLMLATWRIGPAMAAGNTIVVKPPEWAPLTASLLADIMHEAGVPAGVFNVVQGTGAEAGAPLTAHPGINRLAFTGSVPTAGVIAKAAATNIVPLSYELGGKSPLLVFEDADLDLAVEIAVEQFDNAGQVCLKAARMYVHSSLAEEFTRRVVEGAAKLTQGDPRDESTDVSALISRRHFEQISGFVERALADGAEPLLGGGPNEELGGLYFRPTILVGAKKDSEIMTEEVFGPVVTISTFDTEDEAVTLANDTPFGLAATIVTGDRDRAERVSAALDAGTVWVNCFFVRDLNAPFGGNGKSGIGREGGIWSFDFYTDIKNSVFSPTGWADAGTGEGGGTDG, from the coding sequence ATGACCGAGACCACGGATCACCTCGTCGACGTCGACGGCGTCCAGGTCGACACCCGTCACTGGATCGGCGGGGAGCGGGTCGCCTCGGCGTCCACCTTCACCGACATCTCGCCGATCGACGAGCAGCCGATCGCCGAGGTCGCCGCCGGCACGTCGGCCGAGGTCGACGCCGCCGTCGCCGCCGCGCGAGCGGCGTTCCCCGCGTGGGCGGCGCTGCCGGTCGCCGAGCGCAGCGCGATCCTGCGTCGCGTCGCCGAGGGGATCGAGGCCCGGGTCGAGGACCTGTCCCGCGTCGAGACCCGCGACAACGGATCCCTGATCCGCAGCCACCGCCGTGGCGTGATGCCGCGGGTGGCGATGAACTTCCGGGCCTTCGCCGACTTCGCCGAGCACCAGCTCGGCCACCCCGACATGGAGGTCCCGGGTCGCGGCCACCGCGAGCGGGTCACCTACGACCCCGCCGGCGTCGTCGCGATCATCACGCCGTGGAACGCGCCGCTGATGCTCGCCACCTGGCGGATCGGCCCGGCCATGGCCGCGGGCAACACGATCGTCGTGAAGCCGCCGGAGTGGGCGCCGCTGACCGCGAGCCTGCTGGCCGACATCATGCACGAGGCCGGCGTCCCCGCCGGTGTGTTCAACGTCGTCCAGGGCACCGGCGCCGAGGCGGGCGCCCCGCTGACCGCGCACCCGGGGATCAACCGGCTCGCGTTCACCGGCTCGGTCCCGACCGCCGGCGTGATCGCCAAGGCCGCTGCCACCAACATCGTGCCGCTGTCCTACGAGCTCGGCGGCAAGTCGCCGCTGCTGGTCTTCGAGGACGCCGACCTGGACCTCGCCGTCGAGATCGCCGTCGAGCAGTTCGACAACGCCGGCCAGGTCTGCCTCAAGGCAGCCCGGATGTACGTGCACTCCTCGCTCGCCGAGGAGTTCACCCGCCGCGTCGTCGAGGGCGCCGCCAAGCTGACCCAGGGCGACCCCCGCGACGAGAGCACCGACGTCTCCGCGCTGATCTCGCGGCGGCACTTCGAGCAGATCTCCGGCTTCGTCGAGCGGGCCCTCGCCGACGGCGCCGAGCCACTGCTCGGCGGCGGTCCCAACGAGGAGCTGGGCGGTCTCTACTTCCGGCCGACGATCCTCGTCGGGGCGAAGAAGGACTCCGAGATCATGACCGAGGAGGTCTTCGGGCCGGTCGTCACGATCAGCACCTTCGACACCGAGGACGAGGCGGTGACGTTGGCCAACGACACCCCCTTCGGCCTCGCCGCCACGATCGTGACCGGCGACCGCGACCGGGCCGAGCGGGTCTCCGCGGCCCTCGACGCCGGCACGGTCTGGGTCAACTGCTTCTTCGTGCGCGACCTCAACGCCCCCTTCGGCGGCAACGGCAAGTCCGGCATCGGCCGTGAGGGCGGCATCTGGTCGTTCGACTTCTACACCGACATCAAGAACAGCGTCTTCTCGCCGACCGGCTGGGCGGACGCCGGGACCGGAGAGGGAGGTGGGACCGATGGGTGA
- a CDS encoding fumarylacetoacetate hydrolase family protein: protein MTTEYRRILLDGNAVDVRREGETLVAGDGRTVAIADATHLPPVTPSKIVCVHLNYSSRVEEMMTKLPPAPTYFHKPVSALNAHESAVVRPQGCKWLNYEGEIAIVIGKTARNISPEEAGDYIRGYSIGNDYGLHDFRDTDSGSMLRVKGADTLCPIGPGIVEGWDFHDKRIRTIVNGEVRQDGNTNEMKWDMHYLVADIARTITLQPGDILMSGTPAISRTVYPGDVVEVEVEGLGTLRNHIVEGPTPIRSDVGAQPTESEEVLSTAKGGDWEFRGIRKPDLSNTH, encoded by the coding sequence ATGACCACCGAGTACCGCCGGATCCTCCTCGACGGCAACGCCGTCGACGTGCGCCGCGAGGGCGAGACCCTCGTCGCCGGCGACGGCCGCACCGTCGCCATCGCCGACGCCACCCACCTGCCGCCGGTGACGCCGAGCAAGATCGTCTGCGTCCACCTCAACTACTCCTCGCGCGTCGAGGAGATGATGACCAAGCTGCCGCCCGCGCCGACCTACTTCCACAAGCCGGTCTCCGCCCTCAACGCGCACGAGTCGGCCGTGGTCCGCCCGCAGGGCTGCAAGTGGCTCAACTACGAGGGCGAGATCGCCATCGTGATCGGCAAGACGGCGCGCAACATCTCGCCCGAGGAGGCCGGCGACTACATCCGCGGCTACTCCATCGGCAACGACTACGGCCTGCACGACTTCCGCGACACCGACTCCGGCTCGATGCTGCGGGTCAAGGGTGCCGACACCCTGTGCCCGATCGGTCCCGGCATCGTCGAGGGCTGGGACTTCCACGACAAGCGGATCCGCACGATCGTCAACGGTGAGGTGCGCCAGGACGGCAACACCAACGAGATGAAGTGGGACATGCACTACCTCGTCGCCGACATCGCGCGCACGATCACGCTGCAGCCCGGCGACATCCTGATGTCCGGCACGCCGGCCATCTCGCGCACCGTCTACCCCGGTGACGTCGTCGAGGTCGAGGTCGAGGGCCTCGGCACCCTGCGCAACCACATCGTCGAGGGACCGACCCCGATCCGCAGCGACGTCGGCGCGCAGCCGACCGAGAGCGAGGAGGTCCTCTCGACCGCCAAGGGCGGCGACTGGGAGTTCCGCGGCATCCGCAAGCCCGACCTGTCCAACACCCACTGA
- a CDS encoding catechol 1,2-dioxygenase — protein MGEVVGAGLIAHVPTIVLPEEIRRELNNGEDTTLVSGLQQLRREVFDVLDYDTVVVLDSHWATTVEWVVTAQDRRSGLFTSEELPRGMERRHYDFPGDPELARLIASKGAENSTWITAIDDHSLPIFYATTNVWEYLGQGLPDKKWISIGVCQTADGEDALRLGRALGAAIAESDRKVLLIASGAMSHTFWGLRQLRDHEASGVEHIFTPEAAAADAERIEWFKNGDHARVLDTMDAFYKFKPEARFQHYLMMIGALGEGDCTAPGRQYGEYENSIGTGQVHLWFDRPEGGFPAARTTPTDPDYVRQMGGAGADVPAAG, from the coding sequence ATGGGTGAGGTCGTCGGCGCGGGCCTGATCGCGCACGTCCCCACGATCGTGCTGCCGGAGGAGATCCGGCGCGAGCTCAACAACGGTGAGGACACCACGCTGGTCTCTGGCCTGCAGCAGCTGCGCCGCGAGGTCTTCGACGTGCTCGACTACGACACCGTCGTGGTCCTCGACTCGCACTGGGCGACCACCGTCGAGTGGGTCGTCACCGCCCAGGACCGCCGCAGCGGCCTGTTCACCTCCGAGGAGCTGCCCCGGGGCATGGAGCGGCGCCACTACGACTTCCCCGGCGACCCCGAGCTCGCGCGCCTGATCGCGAGCAAGGGCGCCGAGAACTCCACGTGGATCACCGCGATCGACGACCACAGCCTGCCGATCTTCTACGCGACCACCAACGTGTGGGAGTACCTCGGCCAGGGCCTGCCCGACAAGAAGTGGATCTCGATCGGCGTGTGCCAGACCGCCGACGGCGAGGACGCGCTGCGCCTGGGCCGGGCCCTCGGCGCCGCCATCGCCGAGTCCGACCGCAAGGTCCTGCTCATCGCCTCCGGCGCCATGTCGCACACCTTCTGGGGCCTGCGCCAGCTGCGCGACCACGAGGCCTCGGGCGTCGAGCACATCTTCACGCCGGAGGCCGCGGCCGCCGACGCCGAGCGGATCGAGTGGTTCAAGAACGGCGACCACGCCCGTGTGCTCGACACGATGGACGCGTTCTACAAGTTCAAGCCCGAGGCCCGCTTCCAGCACTACCTGATGATGATCGGCGCCCTCGGCGAGGGCGACTGCACCGCGCCCGGCCGCCAGTACGGCGAGTACGAGAACTCCATCGGCACCGGCCAGGTCCACCTCTGGTTCGACCGTCCCGAGGGTGGCTTCCCCGCCGCCCGCACCACCCCGACCGACCCCGACTACGTGCGCCAGATGGGCGGTGCCGGTGCCGACGTACCGGCCGCCGGCTGA
- a CDS encoding PDR/VanB family oxidoreductase — MTTQPIVREFEADLKVVAAVEAATDVVTLTLAAEDGTALPPWTPGAHIDLVLGEDLVRQYSLCGSPADTGQYRVGVLRAPDSRGGSKAVHAELHEGATVRVRGPRNHFPLVASPRYLFIAGGIGITPMLPMIAEAEASGADWRLVYGGRSRSSMAFVDELAAYGDKVTLLPQDEAGFPDLDALLGSPAEGTLVYTCGPTGLLDAVEERCNASWPAGSLHLERFSAKAPTSDEQDSAFELVLQRSGLTLEVPADKSIFEVCREAGVSVVGSCLEGVCGTCETEVVEGDVEHRDSILNEEEKESNEFMMICVSRCRGESLTLDL, encoded by the coding sequence GTGACGACGCAACCGATCGTGCGGGAGTTCGAGGCGGACCTGAAGGTGGTCGCGGCCGTCGAGGCCGCGACCGACGTGGTGACGCTGACGCTGGCCGCCGAGGACGGCACGGCGCTGCCGCCGTGGACGCCCGGCGCCCACATCGACCTGGTGCTGGGGGAGGACCTGGTCCGCCAGTACTCCCTGTGCGGCAGCCCTGCCGACACCGGTCAGTACCGGGTCGGCGTGCTCCGTGCGCCCGACAGCCGGGGCGGCTCGAAGGCCGTGCACGCCGAGCTGCACGAGGGCGCCACGGTCCGGGTGCGCGGGCCGCGCAACCACTTCCCCCTGGTCGCCTCGCCGCGGTACCTGTTCATCGCCGGCGGCATCGGCATCACGCCGATGCTGCCGATGATCGCCGAGGCCGAGGCCTCGGGCGCCGACTGGCGGCTGGTCTACGGCGGCCGCTCGCGCTCGTCGATGGCGTTCGTCGACGAGCTGGCGGCGTACGGCGACAAGGTGACCCTGCTCCCGCAGGACGAGGCCGGCTTCCCCGACCTCGACGCGCTGCTCGGGTCGCCGGCGGAGGGCACGCTGGTCTACACCTGCGGCCCGACCGGTCTCCTCGACGCGGTCGAGGAGCGGTGCAACGCCTCGTGGCCGGCGGGCAGCCTCCACCTGGAGCGGTTCTCGGCCAAGGCGCCCACCTCCGACGAGCAGGACTCGGCCTTCGAGCTGGTCCTCCAGCGCTCCGGCCTCACCCTCGAGGTGCCCGCGGACAAGTCGATCTTCGAGGTCTGCCGCGAGGCCGGCGTCAGCGTCGTCGGCTCCTGCCTGGAGGGCGTCTGCGGCACCTGCGAGACCGAGGTCGTCGAGGGCGACGTCGAGCACCGTGACTCCATCCTCAACGAGGAGGAGAAGGAGTCCAACGAGTTCATGATGATCTGCGTCTCCCGCTGCCGCGGCGAGAGCCTGACACTCGATCTGTGA
- a CDS encoding glutamine synthetase family protein, giving the protein MEHIDENALRVAAQQFAEDGIDVVRIGYSDLIGTERGRDILASRFDRTVGDGVAFCRSVYATSPMGDVIDIAGGLSAGLPDIVVVPDLATARAVPWEPGVAHVIGDIYNPDGSPSEESPRQVLKRVVDRFAELGMQPIVGPELEFYVLEEDETKPNGWRRYGDATGNVYVAGLKGDPENTLLSSLRDLAAYGLDVVAANHEFSGGQFEINLWHSDALDAADRAFRFKSAVQEISRRRGKMATFMAKPFNDEGGSGFHIHFSTTDGEGKPLFDDPNGEDGLSEIGRAAIAGVLAHAPALAALHNPTVNSYKRFGPDTLAPWLIDWGLDNRSAMVRIPPERGRASRMELRLGDASANPYLAIASLLAAAYLGIRDKLTPPAKLEGYGYDPSKADRLPSDLGTAIDALEEDKDLADILGPAFVETFVAYKRNELERFNSWVTDWEFREYAYHL; this is encoded by the coding sequence GTGGAGCACATCGACGAGAACGCCCTGCGCGTGGCTGCCCAGCAGTTCGCCGAGGACGGGATCGACGTCGTCCGCATCGGCTACAGCGACCTGATCGGCACCGAGCGTGGCCGGGACATCCTGGCCAGCCGGTTCGACCGGACCGTGGGCGACGGCGTCGCCTTCTGCCGCTCGGTCTACGCCACCTCGCCGATGGGCGATGTCATCGACATCGCCGGCGGCCTGTCGGCGGGCCTGCCCGACATCGTGGTCGTGCCGGACCTCGCCACGGCGCGCGCCGTGCCGTGGGAGCCGGGCGTCGCGCACGTCATCGGCGACATCTACAACCCGGACGGCTCGCCGTCCGAGGAGAGCCCGCGCCAGGTGCTCAAGCGGGTCGTCGACCGGTTCGCCGAGCTCGGCATGCAGCCGATCGTCGGTCCCGAGCTCGAGTTCTACGTCCTCGAGGAGGACGAGACGAAGCCCAACGGCTGGCGCCGGTACGGCGACGCCACCGGCAACGTCTACGTGGCCGGCCTCAAGGGCGACCCGGAGAACACCCTGCTCTCCTCGCTGCGCGACCTGGCGGCGTACGGCCTCGACGTCGTCGCCGCCAACCACGAGTTCTCGGGCGGCCAGTTCGAGATCAACCTGTGGCACTCCGACGCGCTCGACGCCGCCGACCGGGCGTTCCGGTTCAAGTCGGCCGTCCAGGAGATCTCGCGGCGACGCGGCAAGATGGCCACCTTCATGGCCAAGCCGTTCAACGACGAGGGCGGCTCCGGCTTCCACATCCACTTCAGCACGACCGACGGCGAGGGCAAGCCCCTCTTCGACGACCCGAACGGCGAGGACGGCCTGTCCGAGATCGGCCGGGCCGCGATCGCCGGCGTGCTCGCCCACGCCCCGGCGCTGGCCGCGCTGCACAACCCGACGGTCAACTCCTACAAGCGGTTCGGGCCCGACACGCTCGCGCCCTGGCTGATCGACTGGGGCCTCGACAACCGCAGCGCCATGGTCCGGATCCCGCCCGAGCGGGGCCGCGCGTCGCGGATGGAGCTGCGCCTCGGTGACGCCTCGGCGAACCCGTACCTCGCCATCGCGAGCCTGCTCGCGGCGGCGTACCTCGGCATCCGCGACAAGCTGACGCCGCCGGCCAAGCTCGAGGGCTACGGCTACGACCCGTCCAAGGCCGACCGGCTGCCGTCCGACCTCGGCACCGCGATCGACGCGCTCGAGGAGGACAAGGACCTGGCCGACATCCTCGGCCCGGCCTTCGTCGAGACGTTCGTGGCCTACAAGCGCAACGAGCTCGAGCGGTTCAACAGCTGGGTGACCGACTGGGAGTTCCGGGAGTACGCCTACCACCTGTGA
- a CDS encoding acetoacetate decarboxylase family protein — MNDMKGFFFPRTATGQSSLIPSPPWYYSGDLLTVEYRTDPARVAELLPAPLELAPEDPGAVALIWADWQSCSGTREELLDPVRSQYKEAFVVVRCAYEGVTYSRCVYIWVDKDFAIGRGMHQGYPKKLGSMWQTRPHPFAHAAPQVAPGGVFGATLAAGDRRLAQAVLTLTDESPTNGFVNGHPMAHHRIYPGIAKGSPDAYAELIASGSSSFEAGPAYSGDVELELFESPTEELHRLEVQEIIGGYYRQVGVVWDGGKTLATNTDGTWEAAR; from the coding sequence ATGAACGACATGAAGGGGTTCTTCTTCCCCCGCACCGCGACCGGCCAGTCATCGCTGATCCCGTCGCCGCCGTGGTACTACTCCGGCGACCTGCTGACGGTGGAGTACCGCACGGACCCGGCCCGCGTCGCCGAGCTGCTGCCCGCTCCGCTCGAGCTCGCCCCGGAGGACCCGGGCGCGGTCGCGCTGATCTGGGCCGACTGGCAGTCCTGCTCCGGCACCCGCGAGGAGCTGCTGGACCCGGTCCGCTCGCAGTACAAGGAGGCGTTCGTCGTCGTCCGCTGTGCCTACGAGGGCGTGACCTACTCCCGCTGCGTCTACATCTGGGTCGACAAGGACTTCGCGATCGGCCGCGGCATGCACCAGGGCTACCCCAAGAAGCTCGGCTCGATGTGGCAGACCCGGCCGCACCCCTTCGCCCACGCGGCCCCGCAGGTCGCCCCGGGCGGCGTCTTCGGCGCCACCCTCGCCGCCGGCGACCGGCGCCTCGCGCAGGCCGTGCTGACCCTCACCGACGAGTCGCCCACCAACGGCTTCGTCAACGGCCACCCGATGGCCCACCACCGCATCTACCCGGGCATCGCCAAGGGCAGCCCGGACGCGTACGCCGAGCTCATCGCCTCGGGCTCGAGCTCCTTCGAGGCCGGCCCGGCCTACTCCGGCGACGTCGAGCTCGAGCTGTTCGAGTCCCCGACCGAGGAGCTGCACCGCCTCGAGGTGCAGGAGATCATCGGCGGCTACTACCGCCAGGTCGGCGTCGTCTGGGACGGCGGCAAGACCCTGGCCACGAACACCGACGGCACCTGGGAGGCGGCGCGATGA